One genomic segment of Chroogloeocystis siderophila 5.2 s.c.1 includes these proteins:
- a CDS encoding lysylphosphatidylglycerol synthase transmembrane domain-containing protein has protein sequence MKRLLSIIVSFTILGIIYWKIDFPRLIQVFQNSNLSWMLISLGMVIPLTMLTAWRLQQLIPIGKRLGFFEANRLILAASVLNMILPSKMGDIAKAYFMKERGHLSGSLSLSLVIFEKTCDLLSLLLWCVFGLIFYSQNDWLFWIMNASVTLGLVTGVLLLASRQFAELFFDIIRVILPKRTHPKLEKFRSSWGQMHNYFWHDKVHLLQIAVTSIFIWFLHLLQIWFFILALNAWTPFLASLALSPLAILAGLLPLTFAGIGTRDAALIMFYQPYFNAPTAAALGLLCTSRYFVPAIAGLPFLGQYLSTIQTIQANKKSLRF, from the coding sequence ATGAAAAGACTGCTTTCTATTATTGTCAGTTTTACTATTTTAGGAATTATTTATTGGAAAATAGACTTTCCTCGATTAATTCAAGTTTTTCAAAATAGTAATCTTTCGTGGATGTTAATTAGTTTAGGGATGGTTATTCCTTTAACAATGTTAACAGCATGGAGATTACAACAACTTATACCTATAGGCAAGCGTTTAGGTTTTTTTGAGGCAAATCGTTTAATTTTAGCCGCAAGTGTCTTGAATATGATTCTCCCATCCAAAATGGGAGATATTGCTAAAGCTTATTTTATGAAAGAGCGAGGGCATTTGAGCGGCTCTTTATCGCTATCTTTAGTCATATTTGAAAAAACTTGCGATTTACTTTCATTACTACTGTGGTGTGTATTTGGTTTAATCTTTTATTCGCAAAACGATTGGCTCTTTTGGATAATGAATGCGAGTGTTACTCTCGGCTTAGTCACAGGAGTATTACTACTCGCTTCGCGCCAATTTGCGGAGTTATTTTTTGATATTATTAGAGTTATTCTCCCTAAAAGAACTCACCCAAAGCTAGAAAAATTCCGTAGTTCTTGGGGACAAATGCATAATTATTTTTGGCATGATAAAGTTCATCTATTACAGATAGCTGTAACTTCAATCTTTATTTGGTTTCTTCATTTGTTGCAAATTTGGTTTTTTATTCTTGCGCTGAATGCTTGGACACCTTTTCTTGCTAGCCTAGCGTTATCTCCTTTAGCAATTTTAGCGGGGCTATTACCATTGACTTTTGCGGGTATTGGTACTCGCGATGCAGCACTTATCATGTTTTATCAACCTTATTTTAATGCACCTACAGCAGCGGCTTTAGGGTTACTCTGCACTTCGCGCTATTTCGTCCCTGCGATCGCTGGTTTACCTTTTTTAGGACAGTATCTGTCAACAATTCAAACTATACAAGCAAATAAAAAATCTCTCCGTTTCTAA